A segment of the Rattus norvegicus strain BN/NHsdMcwi chromosome 16, GRCr8, whole genome shotgun sequence genome:
CAGGGCCCACCCCAAACTTGTCCCCCACATTCTCATGAGAGCAACCATCGCACAGACCCAGAAACAACCCCATCTCCCATCAACCGGAAAGCAGCTGCAACTGATAGGTTCTGTGACAAAATGAATGGCCATGAGCAAATCTCACTGCCCAGAGCAGAAGCCAAGCACAGGGCAGACCCCCAGACAGCATATGAAGAGGCAAAGCCATTGAGGGCTGAGACACTGAAACGCAGGCTCCAGCTGGCTTCCCAGCCTCATCCGCACAAAGGCAAGAACACTGTCGGTGTATCTGGCCACACTGCAGATTAGTGTGGGTTGAGGGGGGCTGCTCTGGAGACTGGGGTGCAGGGCCTTACATTCTCTGTGGCTGGAATGAGGAAGACAGACATTTTTGTGGCAAGGAGCAAGACTGTTGACCTTGGGAGTTCAGTGTTTCTTAATAGCTCTTGGCTCCAGTGGGCATGGGCTCTATACCCAGACATGTGGTTCTGCAAAGGCCCTAGGGCTAGCTTTATGAAGTTCAGAGGTAGAGCCCCTTGGGCCCAGAACACAGAACTACTGAATGCAAAACTAGGGTGTCATGAAAATGCTAGGGAGAGGTGTGAGGCCCTGCACCGGGGAGGCTCGGATATCTTACAGACCCTTGCTTCTGGCAGCCTCCAGAACTTGTCTTTTCTCTATACCAGCACTCACAGATGAGGCAACCTTTGTCCCAGTCCTGGGGGGAAAAGCAGCCTACTGTGTGCGTCTTTATCAAGGATAGTTCTTTGTGCCTCTGGCCACCCTCAACTTCCTGAACCTCACCCCCACAAGAAACAGGAACCTTGCCGTCACTCGTAGGATGTGTTCTGCCTCAGCCAGCACTGTAGCATGTCCCTTGTGAGAGTTGTTCAACTGTGCCCTCTGGATAGAGGCAGGGGACAGAGCCAGTTGACCCCTGACCCTGCCGAGGAGCAGTGCCAAAGGCGCCCTCCGAAGTCCAGAGAGGGTTTTGGCCTGTTGCCCCAAGTGCAACTCCAAGGAGACTTTCACAACTGCCTCTGAAACTAGGTCCTAGGAGGTATTAAATATCCTAGTGCATACAGTGGTGTAAATACAAGATGGCAGAATATTATTGTATTGACCCAGAGTCCTAGGGAGGCTAGGGTCAGCCTCCTGGAGGGCATAGGGAAGCAAGACTGGGCTGGATCCAAAGTCAGTCAGCATCAAATAGAAACCAAGACCCTCTCACGCTCAGGCTGCAAGGCCAAACGCAATAATAGGGACAGTGCATAGTTAGCAGTCCTCAGAGCAGTGGCTGCCTCAGCACTTCAGGGACCAGTGGGTGGCTCTCCCATTTGCAGCACATCCTCTGTACAGACAGACTTATCGCCTCCCTGCTTGGACCTGTGTTGGGGGCCTTTGTGGGAAAGTGTTTAGAAAACCTCGCCTGCTTTGGTAAGAGCGTCTGTTGGACAGAGTGGCCAGCAGGGGGCGCAGGATCCATACCTTCAAAGATCCTCCCTCACAACCTGCCAGTTCTGGACCTTAGAGAGGGTTCAGAGTGGTATGGCCATAGAGAGGCGAAGGTAGTCTGCTATGGCCACACAGTGGCTAATTAATGACTAAACCAGTGGCCACAAATCAACAGCATACCATAGGGAAAACCAAGTGTGAGATCTGGAATCTACCAAAAGGTGGAGCTTGCATAGAGGCAGAACTCAAAAGCTTGCTTCCTTCACATCAGAAAAGTAGAGTCTCGGGGGTTTGGGCAGTCCCTTCTCAGAGACATGCTCACAGAAGTCTGTCGACCTGTAACTCATTTCCTGAAGGAACCATCCTCACTGAAAGAAATGCCTGGCTACCTTCTCTTGGCAGGGTAATAGTGACTGATAACCAGCCATGAAGGTGTGTGGAGCTGTAAGCAATGGCCAGTGCGAAAGAAGCCCTTCCAGATGAGGGAGGAGGTGGCTGGGGTCTAGTACGGTTTGCTGCTGGTCTTTACCTAGGGAGAGGCAGTGGACAGCAGAGGTGGTGCAGAGCCAGTCAGCCAGCTagctctgcccctgcctctgcctgaccTTTGCTGGACAGGGTATGCCCAAGGGAAGGGCACAGCTATACGGTGTTTCCTGAATTCTTTACGAGGCTGGCTGCAGAGGCTTTCTGTATGTGgctttattatttctgttttatttctgaaaaCCCCAGACCACGTTACTTTTTAGTCTACTCCCTCCTCCGTGTCAGGGTACGTAGGGGGGAGGCTTCTCCCCTGGGAGGAAGTAGGCTGGTGTGCAGGGTGAAGGGGCATGAGGATGCCCATGGCTGGAGTGGCACTGGGAGGGAGACTCTGTGTCCTCAGGCAGAAAGAGGTCAGCAGAGGCCGGTGGGGCACTGGAGGGCTGCAATTAAACAGAGAGGCGTCCTGGGTCAGCAGGTAGGGGAACTCAGCCACACTGTCCAGACATATGCCAGCACCACCTTGACCCAGCACCCTACCAGACCAGGAGCCACCGGCTCATCATGCCTCTCAGGAAGCCTCTAAAGCCTAGAGCAGCCTATAGAGGTTAGCCTGGATAGAGCCTGATTGGCACAGACCTGGCTTCTAAAGCTGCTGGGGAGACAGGAAGGTCTCCAAATTCTAGACTGGGTTGGCCCGCTTAGCCCAGTCAGCTTTTGCTAGCACTGACTAGAAGATCCAGGGACAACCTACAGCCAGGACCTTAGCCCTCTCTAAGACAGTAAGTCCATTACTGTTCCTAACACAGCATGGTGGTCATTATGACAACAGCCCAGTTAATAGGGTCATAGTCTAGAAGTTTAAGGAAGGTATTTTTCAGATATAATTAACATTTAATCGGTGACTTTGAGTAAGCCGGTGCCCTCCATACAGTGGGGAGCCTGGTCCAATCACTTGCAGACCTTAGGGAAAAAGGCAGAGACCCTCAAGGAGAAAGAAACTCTTGCCCAAGCACATGGGTTATAGTCCCAATAGTACTTCCTTGGTCCTAAGGACAGTGGACCActggattggagagatggctcagcagttaaaagcactggctgttcttccagaggtcctgagttcaattcccagcaaccacatggtggctcacaaccttctgtaatgggatctgtatacatgataaatctttaaaacaaataaaagcaaatctCACTCTCTATATTTGCTGGGGTTTTATCTCTGACACCTAATAGACACCCCAAGATCAAAGGCGAGTTAATGTGAGGAGAGAAATTTGGGGAACATCACAGGTCTGAAGTAATCTTTTCTAGTattgtccttttccttttcccttcttaagtagcagaagtttaaaaaacttaaaatcaGTATTTAAATACATAAAGTGAATGTTGAAGTGAGTTTTTAAAGGTGATTCCTGTGCACTCTGTGATGAGGCTTCCCCTGGCTGCATCTAGGTCTCATAAACAACCAGCTGGCCATGCCTTCCTGATGCTGGAGTCGGGGTCTGGCAGCATGTCCATCCCAAAGCCACTTCCCCCCAAGGAAGGACGACTGGAGCCTGAGGATGTCTCCCTGACTGGAGACTAATGTCACAAAAAGCGCCACTGTTGGCTCTCAAATCTTGTTTCTCCCTGAAGTCTGTGTGTGCACCCTTAAGAGTACAGGGGCAGTGCATGCATGGAGATTGTCCTCTCAGGTCTGCTAGGAGGGGCGTCTCATACTGTCCACTCTGCTCTTTCTGAAAATAGGCAGATACACAAGCCATGGAGCAAGCCCTTAGAAACCTCAGAGCAAGTCTGAGAACCTCAGGATAAACCACCAGAAATCACAGGACAAACCACCAGAAATCACAGGATAAACCACCAGAAATCACAGGATAAACCACCAGAAATCACAGGATAAACCACCAGAAATCACAGGATAAACCACCAAGAACCTCAGGATAAACCACTGGGAAACTTGGAGGAAAGCACCTCACTAACCAAGGCCCCATGAAGGCACTTCCTGTCCACACAGAGGTGGACAGTGCTATTGCCCCAGAAATGCCATTAAGCTAACCTCCTGCCGTCATGCTGAGTACACGGCTGGGTTAGGCACTGGCCCCTTCAACGTTTTGGGTAAACAAACTTTGTTTGTTTACTATCTTTGTGAAACACCCCCAATAACCATCTTACTCCCTTCTGTTATGCAGGGATGTTTGCTGGCTGCTAATGACTTCAACGGGACAGTTAAAATGTCTCGTTTTGTCTCTGTAGGCCAGTGGAGACAGCATCCGTTCCAATGTTCTGAGGGAACACACGGCTCATGTCTGTTTCCACGGAAATCTGATTACTAAACATAGGTGCGATTATACTTTCACACATGCTGCCAAGAAAGCTGCTTAGCCTAGAGGGCGGGGTCTCAGTCCAGAGGGTGGAGTCTCAGCCCAGGGGTGGGAGGAGTCTCAGCCCGGGGGCGGGGTCTCAGCCAAGAGGGTGGGGTCTCAGCCTAGGGGGCGGGGTTTCAGCCCAAAGGGTGGGGTCTCAGCCTAGGAGGTGGGAGGTCTCAGcccagggcggggggggggtggtcTCAGCCCAGGGGGCGGGGCTCAGCCAGGGGGCGGTGTCTCAGCCCAGGGGGCGGGGGCTCAACCCTCTTTTGGGAGGAAGGGAAGCCTCCATTCTGAAAACACAAAGGTCCGGGAAAGGTAGGTCTTCTGGGGGGGATACCCGAGGACACGTGACTTCAAAACAAGTGATTTCATCCTATTCACCAGGCCCATGGGTCAAAGAAACTCAATTCAACGTAGGGTAATGACAGCTTTACTTAGCACAACTCTGGGAGTCTCATAACTGCCTCTACTGGTGCCAGACAAGCCACCAACCAGCCAGGCTGCATGAGCAGGCATTGTCCCACTTAGAAAGGTTGTCTAGACCTGGGATCTCAATCTCCCCACAGGAGACTCTGGGCGATGTCTGCAGATGATTCGTTTGTCGTGACTAGGGGGTCTCTACGTGACATGGCACAGTGCTAACGAAGATGAAAGCCAGGAGGATCACAGCCCCACAAGCCTACAATGGCAAGCCCAAGTCAATACAGTACCACTGGACAACTGGGGCCACTTTACCCATGGCCAGCAGAACTTCACGGGACATGAACAAGCCAAAACCAAGAGTGGAAATAGGAGAGGCAGAGCCTGTCCAATAGGATCTCACTTCAGATCACCTCCCTGATGTACAGCACCGGGCACATGACCCCTACAGAGTTGACACCTTTGTAGGTAAATTTCATCAGATGTTGGCAAGCACCTGTCTCCAGGTAGAGCACTCACTAGCATACAAGTGTTCAGAGCCCAGGCAGATGTTGGCACCCTAAGTCTCCCTGGCCAGCATGAGGCCAGTTCACAGCTAAAATAAACAGCTACTAAAATAACTCCCTGATGGGACGAGAACAGCAATGAGCCTCAGAAATGACAtgacccagggttggggatttggctcagtggtagagcgcttgcctagcaaccacaaggccctgggttcggtccccagctccgaaaaaaagaaaaagaaaaaaaatgacatgaccCATCCCATAATGACCTCCTTCCCCCTCATCTACAACAAAGTACAACCGTCTCTACCCACAGCCCTACTCAGAAGCCCGCAGAAATCACAACCGACATCACGGCATGCCTACCTGTAGTGGCAGAGGGTAGGAGGAACAGGTTGGCACACTCATAGACGGAGGGCACAAGCCGGTGTAGGCTAGGATCTGCTGTGCTGGGTTGTAGAGGATCTGAGGTGGTGGCGATGGGCCATAGGCCAGCTGAGACAGAGGGACCTGTGAAGAAAGCCGGGGCCATGACCACCCAAACCCTCACAGCCACTCGGGGAAGTATTCTGACCTGTGGCCTGGCCTTCTGGGGACCCTAACCCAAGCCACAAAGAGTAGGCCAATCTTCTCTTGATGACTTCGTAGAGCATCCTTTACACCTATCTCTAGATTGGAATCACCACTTGAAGAAGCAGCCTGGTAGAGCCCAAGGACTAGACTGGGAACCCGGGACCTGCCAAGACATTCCCCAAATGTCCCTGGCAACAGGAAACCTGAGAAGAAGAGTTGAGCAGTGGTTTCTGGGGTGCTGCTGAAGGGCACAACAGTGACCAACGCCCCCGGGACCACAGAACAAGCAAAGCAAGCATTGCCCAGGTAGTGTTTTACAACCATGTGGACTTGGAAGAAACCCTGAAGGGTTTGCCATGGACCCCggagaggacagagggaggtTCTTCCAGTGATGTAAGGGCAGTGGGCTATAGGGCTCAGGGGTGGATTCAGTAGGACTGGCTCAGAAGAAGTAGGTAGGGATGGATTTCAGCTTTCTCATGCAGCTCGTTAAAATGGGGTCCAAGCCCTACCCAGAACCACCACGCCCAGGCAGCCATGAATCCCACAGTGACAGAGTGACGTTTTGTTCTTAGATGGCAGCAAGGACTTCCCGCCTaagagggtgggggaaggaagagTCACCCAGTGGGTCATCAGGTGCTTTGAGCAACAGTGATTGGTTGTCCTAGTTGTCACCTGACATGCAGACCACTTGAGAGTTTGGGTCCTCCTTTATTGAAGGAGCCGCTGAGCTCTCTTGAAGGGGAGGGCCTTGTACTCGGGGCTATGACTGACCACCTGGAAACACATAGCAAGACACCACTCACCATGTCCTTGAAGGCCCCCAGCACTGCAGCTGTGACAATGCCCAGGCAAAGGCCCAATACGTTCAGCACTGTGGATGCCCAGAGCAGCCGGTACAGGTGGACCACATCCCGACAGCTACGCACGCCCACGAATTCATAGTAGGCAGGCGAGGGCTCTGCGCTGTAGGAGGGAGAGTAAAGTTCCTGTCCTCATCGCTAGATCATGGCCAGGTGACAGGCTGCACCACAAACCCTGGGGACCCCCAGTGCCCAAGGCCTCTGGTTCCTCTAGTGCTGGTCTCCTCTTACACAGGTGAAAACACCTCAAACAAGTCAGAGATCTCTGCTTCTCTGGGGATTCAGCTACCTTAGGTGGGGCTGGCTAGGGAGGCTCCACCGGGCCTCACAGCGAGGTGTAAAATGGACATAGGATGTCCCAAATTACTAGCTCTGGGACCTTACTGGCCAACAGGGACAGTGGCTGAGATACCCCTCTACACTAGAGTAATAAGAAagcatttttctgttttcattctccATGTCCGTGGGTCTCAGTCCTGAGAGGGAGCTGAGCAATGCACAACTGGAATGTGTTGGTTGCCCCCTAGTGGCCAGCTGCCTCATGTGGTCCTCCTCCCTGAACCCTCAGGTTCTTCCACACACCGTGTGCACTTGGGTGGAAACCCAGTCACTCCGCCATTTTGATGCTGAAACCGGAGGGAAGAAGCAGGAAACGAGAATGGATACAGGAAGGAAGCGATGGGGGCCTCTCTCGCTCTCGGACAGATGTCCCGTGCCGGGTCCTTCTTGCGCTcacgcacatgcgtgtgtgtgtttagatgtgTGTGCACCTGAGGCAGCCTTACCTCCCACAGGCATAGAGGTCACAGCAGTAGCATGTGTTACTCCTCACCTTCAGTTGGCATCTCCCACTCAAAGAGTAGCAGGTGACCTGGGGTAGAGTGAGCCAGGTTCAGACCTTATCCTACGCAGACAGCCGGCAGCCCTTGTCCAAGACCTTCTCCTGCTCAAGAGCGGGACTGTGTTGCCAGGACCCACACTGACCCATGGTACAGTGGGacagggtggggcagggaggagaggcagggcaAGACTAGGCAGGGCAGGGCAAAATGGGACTGGACAGGACAGGACTAGACAGAGCAGAGTAGAACTAGGCAAGGCAGGGCTGTCAGAATCTCACGCCAtcccacacaacacacagacagctCTTTCCTGGAATGCCCAGCACCTACATTCTCAACCTTCTGCAGGTCCGAAGACCCCAGAACCCATCAATAAGAGAAATCTATGACCCGTTTGCCTTCCTGGTTCCCGCCTCGCCTTGGCACGGGCACTTTTGGCGTGAGCAGCCTTGTTTAGCTGAGCCAACACATCTCCAGAGCACTGGTGTGGAACATCCCCCACTGGACCCCGTTGCCAGTGCCCACCCGGGCTGGTCTCACGGGTCAGCTGCTGCCCTTCCTGGCATCTCACTCGAGTAGAGAGTGAGGTCATACTACAGCTGCCCGGCTCAAAGAGCCAGAGACTCCTTCAACACTGCACGTGTGTTACCCCAGTGTTTCGTGGCAGTGATGAAGTTAGTGAGAATGCTAATTGGGATGCTAATTGACCACGCAGAACTGGGGAGATGAATCCTAGTGCTGTACTAATACCGTGCCAAAGAGGAAAGTGCGCAGCTGTGATTCCAAAGAGAACCCAAGGCATTGAACACTCGAGCCTCGCTCCTAGCTTTCAATGCCTTGAGATCCATACAGCAGAAGAGCTGTGAGGATTAATGCAGCCATTTTAACCAGATGCAGAAAGGGGATGTGAAGACACACTTGCCAAAGAGACTCACCTCTGTCTGATAGACATCGTACAAGTACCCAGCCCCACTGGAGTAAAACTGGCATCTTCCTGCACTGAGAGGCCTTGGTTCCTAAAGCAGAAAATGCAGATGGGTCAGACTGGTCATGCCCAACCAGGAATGGCTAGGTTAGATTTGCCTTCCACGGACTGGTGCAGAACTGAGGCCACATGAGCCATTGCCTGCCATGGCAATTGTGTGGTGTTCACGGGGAAAGGATTCCAGACACCCACCATCTATCTGCTGAGCAGACATCAGCACAAGGACAAGGGGCAGGCAGTTGAATGGCCAAGGGGTGTTCTACACCTCGCCAGGCCGCCAGGCTTCTCTGTCTTTCTAGAAGCAAAACAAATTTCTTCTACTAGGAAGGGACAAGGAAGATTTGGGACTGATTCACTCATCCATCTAAAGTACCCatatattcatccatccattcaatcatccatgcatccatccattcaatcgcctatgcatccatccattcaatcgcctatgcatccatccattcaatcatccatgcatccatccattcaatcatccatgcatccatccattcaatcatccatgcatccatccattcaatcatccatgcatccattcaaccacctatgcatccatccattcaatcatccatgcatccatccattcaatcatccatgcatccatccattcaatcatccatgcatccatccattcaatcatccatgcatccattcaaccacctatgcatccatccattcaatcatccatgcatccattcaaccacctatgcatccatccattcaaTCACCCATGCATCTACCCATTCAATCATCCATGCGTCCTTCCATTcaatcatccatgcatccatccattcaaTCACCTATGTATCCATCTACTCAAGCACCTATGCATCCATCCAATCATCCATGCATCTATCCATTCAATCACCTATGCATCCAACCATTcaatcatccatgcatccatccattcaaTCACCTATACATCCAATCATTCAATCACCCATATATCCATTCAGTCACCTATGCGTCCAATCATTCAATCACCCATACATCCATTCATCCAATCACCCATGCATCCAATCACCTATGCATCCAGTCATTCAATCATTCATGTATGTAGTCATTCAATCACATATGCATCCAATCATTCAATCATCCATGAGTCCTTCCATCTGTCACGCCCCACCATTTGACATAAGCTCATCAATATCTTATCTCGCCATGTTCCCACCACTGTGTTTCCAACATTCATGGAACCGACATAGTGTTCCGACATGAGGAAGCCAGGGTAAGCTAGAGCTGCAGGTGAGTGAAGGAGGCAGACTAGTGAGTAGGCGGTTGCTAAGGCAGCAGACAGACAGTGGGTCCTGGGACTGATGGAGTGCCATAAAGTCATGGAACCTGTAAATGCTCCTCTG
Coding sequences within it:
- the Tmem255b gene encoding transmembrane protein 255B isoform X2, coding for MELCKRSTAELRERSTAELRERSTAELRERSTAELRERSTAELRERSTAELRERSTAELRERSTAELRERSTAELRERSTAELRERSTAELRERSTAELQGFARRKKISLWFVGSLLLVSTLILTIGLAATTRTENVTVGGYYPGIILGFGSFLGIIGIHLVENRRQMEPRPLSAGRCQFYSSGAGYLYDVYQTEVTCYSLSGRCQLKVRSNTCYCCDLYACGSAEPSPAYYEFVGVRSCRDVVHLYRLLWASTVLNVLGLCLGIVTAAVLGAFKDMVPLSQLAYGPSPPPQILYNPAQQILAYTGLCPPSMSVPTCSSYPLPLQPSSAPPASADLFLPEDTESPSQCHSSHGHPHAPSPCTPAYFLPGEKPPPYVP
- the Tmem255b gene encoding transmembrane protein 255B isoform X1, which produces MELCKRSTAELRERSTAELRERSTAELRERSTAELRERSTAELRERSTAELRERSTAELRERSTAELRERSTAELRERSTAELRERSTAELRERSTAELQGFARRKKISLWFVGSLLLVSTLILTIGLAATTRTENVTVGGYYPGIILGFGSFLGIIGIHLVENRRQMLVAAIVFLSFGVVAAFCCAIVDGVFAARHIEPRPLSAGRCQFYSSGAGYLYDVYQTEVTCYSLSGRCQLKVRSNTCYCCDLYACGSAEPSPAYYEFVGVRSCRDVVHLYRLLWASTVLNVLGLCLGIVTAAVLGAFKDMVPLSQLAYGPSPPPQILYNPAQQILAYTGLCPPSMSVPTCSSYPLPLQPSSAPPASADLFLPEDTESPSQCHSSHGHPHAPSPCTPAYFLPGEKPPPYVP
- the Tmem255b gene encoding transmembrane protein 255B isoform X4, translating into MQPLPPPVPGPLALLDTTEGFARRKKISLWFVGSLLLVSTLILTIGLAATTRTENVTVGGYYPGIILGFGSFLGIIGIHLVENRRQMEPRPLSAGRCQFYSSGAGYLYDVYQTEVTCYSLSGRCQLKVRSNTCYCCDLYACGSAEPSPAYYEFVGVRSCRDVVHLYRLLWASTVLNVLGLCLGIVTAAVLGAFKDMVPLSQLAYGPSPPPQILYNPAQQILAYTGLCPPSMSVPTCSSYPLPLQPSSAPPASADLFLPEDTESPSQCHSSHGHPHAPSPCTPAYFLPGEKPPPYVP
- the Tmem255b gene encoding transmembrane protein 255B, which produces MQPLPPPVPGPLALLDTTEGFARRKKISLWFVGSLLLVSTLILTIGLAATTRTENVTVGGYYPGIILGFGSFLGIIGIHLVENRRQMLVAAIVFLSFGVVAAFCCAIVDGVFAARHIEPRPLSAGRCQFYSSGAGYLYDVYQTEVTCYSLSGRCQLKVRSNTCYCCDLYACGSAEPSPAYYEFVGVRSCRDVVHLYRLLWASTVLNVLGLCLGIVTAAVLGAFKDMVPLSQLAYGPSPPPQILYNPAQQILAYTGLCPPSMSVPTCSSYPLPLQPSSAPPASADLFLPEDTESPSQCHSSHGHPHAPSPCTPAYFLPGEKPPPYVP